A region from the Penaeus monodon isolate SGIC_2016 chromosome 17, NSTDA_Pmon_1, whole genome shotgun sequence genome encodes:
- the LOC119583834 gene encoding tyrosine-protein kinase SRK3-like has product MGNKISKKKNSTDTSEADGMPQEDAPIPPSTALHDPNVCSIVLAMHTFHRRDGSELSFNKGDKMEIINNQDRDWWLGTNLRTGETGYIPVPYVALASSLESQDWYFGKISRLEAEQLLLSKYNDTGAYMIRASESCHGHSISIRAFNWALNRPEVKHYRIYGSVSEGFYISKKKSFSTLNDLIEDYMHDNGTELSMLLKTPCVRFEPELSDISRECVNNWEVSREVLQWKRKIGQGSYGEVWLCSWNQTVDVAVKTMKKGSMLAQEFLEEAKIMKGLRHKNILTLYAVCTLQEPILIITEYMNQGSLLDFLRDETRLRDINDLIYIACQVADAMAYLESLQLIHRDLAARNVLVKDGLHCKVSDFGLARIIDGEYNPTSNLKFPVKWTAPEAFLKDTFTIKSDVWSFGILLTEIFSWGSVPYPGLSKHDVMTSIQQGYRMCKPEFCPDEIYELMYWCWNITPDDRPTFDYIFNFLQNFDVQRVRGYAEARQLY; this is encoded by the exons ATGGGGAACAAGATATCTAAGAAAAAGAATTCGACAGACACCTCCGAAGCAGATG GGATGCCGCAGGAAGATGCTCCTATCCCTCCGAGCACCGCCCTCCACGACCCCAACGTGTGTTCAATCGTTCTGGCGATGCACACTTTCCACAGACGGGACGGTTCGGAACTCTCCTTCAATAAGGGAGATAAAATGGAGATAATCAATAAcca GGACCGGGACTGGTGGCTCGGAACCAATCTCAGGACGGGCGAGACAGGCTACATCCCCGTTCCTTACGTAgctctcgcctcttccctcgaAAGTCAAGA CTGGTACTTCGGGAAAATCTCGCGTCTGGAAGCGGAGCAGCTGCTGCTCAGTAAATACAACGACACCGGCGCCTATATGATAAGAGCCTCGGAATCCTGCCACGGCCACTCCATCAGCATCAGG GCCTTCAACTGGGCGCTGAACCGGCCGGAGGTGAAGCACTACCGCATCTACGGCTCCGTCTCGGAAGGCTTCTACATCTCCAAGAAGAAGTCCTTCTCCACCCTCAACGACCTCATCGAGGACTACATGCACGACAACGGCACCGAACTCTCCATGCTCCTGAAGACGCCCTGCGTGAGGTTCGAGCCTGAACTGTCGGACATCTCCCGGGAGTGCGTGAACAACTGGGAGGTCTCGCGggaagtcctgcagtggaagcgGAAGATCGGCCAGGGGTCCTACGGCGAAGTGTGGCTGT GCTCTTGGAACCAGACAGTGGACGTGGCTGTGAAGACCATGAAGAAAGGCTCGATGCTGGCCCAGGAATTCCTCGAGGAAGCCAAGATCATGAAGGGCCTGCGACACAAAAACATCCTGACCCTGTACGCCGTGTGCACGCTCCAGGAACCCATCCTGATCATCACGGAGTACATGAACCAGGGGTCCCTCCTCGACTTCCTCCGAGATGAGACCAGGTTGAGGGATATTAATGACCTCATTTACATCGCTTGTCAG GTCGCTGATGCCATGGCGTATCTAGAGTCGCTGCAGCTAATCCATCGTGATCTGGCTGCGAGAAACGTCTTAGTGAAGGACGGACTTCACTGTAAAGTATCGGATTTCGGGCTGGCGCGAATCATAGACGGGGAATATAACCCGACCAGCA ATCTGAAATTTCCGGTGAAGTGGACAGCTCCCGAAGCATTCCTGAAGGATACTTTCACCATCAAATCCGACGTGTGGTCCTTCGGCATCCTTTTGACCGAAATATTTTCCTGGGGCAGCGTGCCTTATCCTG GCTTATCAAAACATGATGTAATGACAAGCATCCAGCAGGGATATCGAATGTGTAAGCCAGAATTCTGTCCAGACGAAATCTACGAACTTATGTACTGGTGCTGGAATATCACTCCTGACGACAGGCCGACGTTTGACTACATCTTTAACTTCCTTCAGAACTTCGATGTACAAAGAGTGCGTGGATATGCGGAGGCCCGTCAGCTGTACTGA